Proteins co-encoded in one Candidatus Omnitrophota bacterium genomic window:
- a CDS encoding OmpA family protein, with protein sequence MNNIFKTIVVIFMGISLAGCTFIFQTGRRSDVKKIEELSSKLSELEQAKKLLEDRLSSEIGDQQVKLQMMEKGLVITVVGDLVFDSGKAKIRREAYPIMDKVSVVLKDNVPQYNVGIEGHTDNIPIRSSGWKTNWELSSARALSVLHYLVNEKGISPERLSAIGYGEFRPVASNDTKEGRQANRRVEIVILPQLTKVKDNKPVQEQPVMAEPQENLK encoded by the coding sequence ATGAACAATATTTTTAAAACAATAGTAGTAATTTTTATGGGTATTTCATTAGCCGGTTGCACCTTTATTTTCCAGACTGGCAGGCGTTCCGACGTAAAGAAAATTGAAGAACTTTCTTCAAAATTAAGCGAATTAGAGCAGGCGAAGAAGCTTCTTGAAGATAGGCTAAGCAGTGAAATTGGTGATCAGCAGGTTAAATTGCAGATGATGGAAAAAGGTTTGGTTATTACAGTTGTGGGAGACCTTGTGTTTGATTCAGGTAAGGCAAAGATAAGGCGTGAGGCCTATCCTATTATGGATAAAGTATCTGTTGTTTTGAAAGACAATGTTCCTCAGTATAACGTAGGTATAGAAGGGCACACAGATAATATTCCGATTAGATCTTCTGGTTGGAAAACGAATTGGGAGTTGTCAAGCGCCCGCGCTTTGAGCGTGCTGCATTACTTAGTAAATGAAAAAGGTATTTCTCCTGAACGCCTATCCGCAATTGGTTATGGGGAATTCCGCCCGGTTGCTTCAAATGACACAAAAGAAGGGCGTCAAGCGAATCGCAGGGTTGAGATTGTTATTTTGCCTCAACTTACAAAAGTTAAAGATAATAAGCCAGTCCAGGAACAACCTGTAATGGCTGAGCCTCAGGAAAATCTTAAATAG
- a CDS encoding DUF4912 domain-containing protein, giving the protein MAILRKIKEKLSAITKKSVKKQKEVVGKVTKKTPVSEMKKEIFGEHVTAVEQSKYSHPESHRARRPMPQDLPYQYGKDRIVLMVRDPWWLHTYWEVTGPTYDRLKNDLKDDFYKAKRLLRVYDVTNIIFNGSNAHRHFDVYVSEQTTNWYIDTAGPGRSWCVDYGLLLPDGRFITIVRSNTVGTPIDGPSWITDEEWMIPEEMFARLYGMGFGLGQSSPVGKAWQERVKQALFSGVLASPGMASMASPVKKGEKERKFWFVLDCELIVYGATEPDAKVTVQGKEIKLRPDGSFTLRYALPDGKQVIPVKAVSSDEVEERTITPIVSRETKSTNLAKEFSKEI; this is encoded by the coding sequence ATGGCAATCTTACGCAAAATAAAAGAAAAATTGAGCGCGATAACAAAAAAAAGCGTTAAGAAACAAAAGGAAGTTGTTGGTAAGGTTACAAAAAAAACACCCGTTTCCGAAATGAAAAAAGAAATTTTTGGTGAGCATGTTACTGCTGTTGAGCAGTCAAAATATTCGCATCCAGAGAGCCATCGTGCAAGAAGGCCTATGCCTCAAGATCTTCCTTATCAATACGGTAAGGATAGAATTGTCTTAATGGTGCGTGATCCTTGGTGGTTGCACACCTATTGGGAGGTAACTGGCCCCACCTATGACCGCTTAAAAAACGATTTAAAGGATGATTTTTATAAAGCAAAAAGATTATTAAGAGTTTATGATGTAACCAATATTATTTTTAACGGATCAAACGCGCATAGGCATTTTGATGTTTATGTAAGCGAACAAACTACTAATTGGTATATTGATACTGCCGGGCCGGGCCGTTCTTGGTGCGTAGATTACGGGTTGTTGCTTCCCGATGGCAGGTTTATTACTATTGTCCGGTCTAATACAGTTGGTACTCCTATTGATGGGCCTTCATGGATAACAGATGAAGAATGGATGATCCCTGAAGAGATGTTCGCCCGGCTTTATGGTATGGGTTTTGGTTTGGGCCAGAGCTCACCGGTTGGTAAGGCTTGGCAGGAAAGAGTTAAGCAGGCTTTGTTTTCCGGAGTCCTGGCTTCACCTGGGATGGCTTCTATGGCAAGCCCCGTAAAGAAAGGTGAGAAAGAAAGAAAATTCTGGTTCGTTTTAGATTGTGAATTAATTGTATATGGCGCAACTGAGCCGGATGCGAAAGTTACTGTTCAGGGCAAAGAAATTAAATTACGGCCAGATGGCTCATTTACTTTAAGATATGCATTGCCAGATGGGAAGCAGGTTATTCCTGTTAAAGCGGTTTCTTCAGATGAGGTAGAAGAGCGTACGATCACGCCGATTGTTTCCAGAGAAACTAAATCAACAAATTTAGCCAAAGAATTCAGCAAAGAAATATAG